A region from the Hypomesus transpacificus isolate Combined female chromosome 11, fHypTra1, whole genome shotgun sequence genome encodes:
- the LOC124473340 gene encoding histone H2B-like gives MPEPAKPAPKKGSKKAVSKTAVKGGKKRRKSRKESYAIYVYKVLKQVHPDTGISSKAMGIMNSFVNDIFERIAGESSRLAHYNKRSTITSREIQTAVRLLLPGELAKHAVSEGTKAVTKYTSSK, from the coding sequence ATGCCTGAACCAGCAAAGCCCGCGCCCAAGAAGGGCTCCAAGAAAGCCGTTTCTAAGACCGCCGTAAAGGGCGGGAAGAAGCGCAGAAAGTCTAGGAAGGAGAGCTACGCCATCTACGTGTACAAGGTACTGAAACAGGTCCACCCCGACACCGGCATCTCATCCAAGGCTATGGGAATCATGAATTCCTTCGTCAACGATATTTTCGAGCGTATCGCCGGAGAGTCGTCTCGCCTGGCTCACTACAACAAGCGATCAACCATCACCTCCAGGGAGATCCAGACCGCCGTCCGCCTGCTACTCCCCGGTGAGCTGGCCAAGCACGCCGTGTCCGAGGGAACCAAGGCCGTGACTAAGTACACCAGCTCCAAGTAA